The Rhodopirellula bahusiensis genome includes a window with the following:
- a CDS encoding O-antigen ligase family protein: MLKRRLAIRLKSTENFLVRLLVILSHWKSIGGLTIYGHLLMPLLGVIGLFRGRITPILLLPFIAIFINAMGFLLRHELNAESLARLVQLTGCVGFCHFIAQDKSILSQRWEYVLLFLITATALLGELFVVGPDQFRNVLGRSVPRLSGTQEGVNFLAATVGFLSLLCVARRYYILAFLFVLCGVPTLSRGGLLAFLFALPFVIAPQIRWNIKHLNPSLVRKTFTYATVSVLLLYPVALLAMDLNHSLVERIDDLSTHRFNFHIAYAKIGSAHPLAGVGYFQGVESVEFVVDDSLAFRKFNEAHSIYLQVWSEFGIVSYLLFSCMITYSCRRSLATRSKDLGCLIFALISFMFLNGLSAWAFWLAIGIAIRGPEHNDT; this comes from the coding sequence ATGCTAAAGAGACGCTTAGCGATCAGGCTAAAATCGACAGAGAATTTTCTAGTTCGGCTCCTGGTAATCCTTTCGCACTGGAAAAGCATTGGCGGCCTAACCATCTATGGCCATTTACTAATGCCATTATTAGGCGTCATTGGCCTCTTTCGAGGGCGAATTACTCCGATCCTGCTGCTTCCCTTTATTGCAATCTTTATCAATGCCATGGGGTTCTTGCTGCGTCACGAATTGAACGCCGAGTCTCTGGCTCGCCTTGTGCAGCTTACTGGTTGCGTCGGCTTCTGTCACTTCATCGCCCAAGACAAAAGTATTTTATCGCAACGGTGGGAATACGTCCTGCTGTTCCTCATCACGGCCACCGCTTTGCTAGGGGAGCTGTTCGTGGTTGGGCCTGATCAGTTTCGCAACGTGCTTGGCCGTTCCGTACCGCGTCTAAGCGGAACGCAAGAAGGAGTAAATTTCCTCGCGGCGACGGTAGGTTTCCTGTCACTTCTCTGCGTCGCCCGACGCTACTACATCCTAGCATTTCTTTTTGTATTGTGCGGCGTACCAACATTGAGCCGAGGCGGGCTGCTTGCGTTCCTTTTTGCGCTTCCATTTGTGATAGCTCCTCAAATTCGATGGAACATCAAACACCTCAATCCGAGTCTTGTACGGAAAACTTTTACCTATGCGACAGTGAGCGTCCTGCTACTCTATCCAGTAGCATTACTGGCAATGGACCTGAACCACTCTTTGGTCGAGAGGATTGACGATCTTTCGACACACCGATTCAATTTCCATATAGCATACGCAAAGATTGGTAGCGCCCATCCACTTGCAGGCGTTGGTTACTTCCAAGGAGTTGAGTCTGTCGAATTCGTTGTGGACGATTCGCTGGCTTTCAGGAAATTCAACGAAGCACACTCAATCTATCTGCAGGTTTGGTCGGAGTTTGGCATCGTAAGCTATCTACTTTTCTCTTGCATGATTACATATAGTTGCCGTCGGTCCTTGGCGACGCGGAGCAAAGACCTCGGTTGCTTAATTTTTGCCTTGATCTCATTTATGTTCCTCAATGGTCTCTCTGCATGGGCATTCTGGCTGGCGATTGGCATTGCGATTCGCGGACCCGAACACAATGATACGTAG
- a CDS encoding sulfotransferase — protein MPRPNFLLLVYYARSGSTFLASRVAQEAPSVIVLPELEFPVHLLYCDTPQERLKQMALDGRTASLNISWERLKRLAEDPANESLCSFLTELAIEYRKSVNPGLSHVAPHSILLKHGKYINAHAGVLSKSFGSYKWLSISRDPRACLSSAWNTTSIFKYRKMSNSGPLRACIRYRRFMRMITSLDEERTCSIRYEDLIGDYGQTIDGVLSFAGVERSPQSTIAYKIGRQMSAHSRIHEAPEQTRVYGWEDELPLRHRFIIEASLPDLCNDRQIANALPKMHQWRFWAISCIEYLLLDPYHFLASRLVTKEHSAHG, from the coding sequence ATGCCACGACCTAACTTCCTCTTGCTCGTCTACTACGCCCGATCAGGATCGACTTTCTTAGCGTCGCGAGTGGCACAGGAGGCACCGAGTGTCATTGTGTTACCCGAACTCGAGTTTCCGGTTCATTTGCTATATTGCGATACCCCGCAAGAACGACTCAAGCAGATGGCACTCGATGGCAGAACCGCTTCGCTAAACATCTCCTGGGAGCGACTCAAACGCTTGGCCGAAGACCCTGCCAATGAAAGCCTTTGTAGTTTTCTTACCGAGCTAGCGATCGAGTATAGAAAGAGCGTGAATCCGGGGCTAAGCCACGTCGCACCGCATTCGATTTTGCTGAAGCACGGCAAGTACATTAATGCGCACGCGGGGGTTCTCTCAAAGTCATTTGGTAGCTACAAGTGGCTTTCGATCTCAAGAGATCCGCGTGCATGCTTGTCTTCGGCGTGGAATACTACATCTATTTTTAAATATCGAAAAATGAGCAACTCTGGTCCGCTTCGCGCATGCATAAGATATCGCCGGTTTATGCGAATGATTACAAGCCTTGACGAGGAGAGAACATGCAGCATCCGCTACGAAGATCTAATTGGTGACTACGGTCAAACAATCGATGGCGTACTCAGTTTTGCTGGTGTTGAACGCAGCCCCCAATCAACTATTGCGTATAAGATTGGCCGACAAATGTCAGCCCACTCGAGAATACATGAAGCCCCAGAGCAGACCCGAGTCTACGGCTGGGAAGACGAATTACCGCTGCGGCACCGATTTATCATTGAAGCATCGCTACCCGACCTATGTAACGATCGCCAGATCGCAAATGCTTTGCCGAAGATGCATCAATGGCGTTTCTGGGCGATATCTTGCATAGAGTATCTGCTACTCGACCCATATCATTTTTTAGCTTCGCGACTAGTCACAAAAGAGCACTCTGCCCATGGTTAG
- a CDS encoding acyltransferase, with the protein MQEISIGDNVAIAQFVSILDHDHQFSLDDNGILSVSRKYECGPIRIGNNVWIGDKVTITKDVNIGDNVIIGANSVVTRDIPSNCVAAGVPCKPVFHAKTATQA; encoded by the coding sequence ATGCAAGAGATATCAATTGGCGACAATGTCGCAATCGCCCAGTTCGTTTCAATCTTGGACCACGACCATCAATTCTCGCTTGATGACAACGGCATTTTGTCAGTCTCACGAAAATATGAATGTGGTCCGATTAGGATTGGCAACAATGTGTGGATCGGCGATAAAGTCACCATTACAAAGGATGTTAACATAGGAGACAACGTAATTATCGGAGCGAACTCGGTAGTCACTCGGGACATTCCGTCTAACTGTGTCGCGGCGGGAGTCCCCTGCAAGCCGGTTTTTCATGCCAAGACTGCAACCCAAGCATAG
- a CDS encoding sulfotransferase domain-containing protein yields the protein MVRPNTVIVGGPKCGTSSLASYLGQHPHAFISNPKEPLYWATDYPNVTSKMPQPIDTLCKYEGLFAEAHHCSVRAEASAIYLSSDSAVRNLLQYAPEIKFIALVRNPVDLVYAYHQQMLFAHFEDEADFETAWGLQPTRVQGERVPVNCPSPELLHYRRIGSLGQQIERFFDAVPASQRIVFRFDQLVKEPRVVWRKLLDFLDLEDDGRIEFPVVNQAKSHRFRMISTMIMSPPALLQPLAGRLRTWSRTNDNAVLRLAKTALKRQAARHPLRPEFRQLLTEDFRKDTELLAKLLQCDLKEWTSA from the coding sequence ATGGTTAGACCAAATACAGTCATTGTCGGCGGTCCCAAATGTGGCACATCTTCGTTGGCAAGCTACCTCGGCCAGCACCCACATGCGTTCATCAGCAACCCTAAGGAACCACTCTACTGGGCGACTGATTATCCGAACGTTACATCCAAGATGCCGCAACCAATTGATACACTTTGCAAGTATGAAGGGCTCTTTGCTGAAGCCCATCATTGTAGCGTTCGGGCTGAGGCGTCGGCAATTTATCTTAGCTCAGATTCCGCGGTCCGTAATTTGCTTCAATACGCTCCCGAAATTAAATTCATTGCCTTGGTTCGTAACCCAGTAGATCTTGTATACGCATATCACCAGCAGATGTTATTTGCGCATTTCGAAGATGAGGCAGACTTTGAGACAGCATGGGGACTTCAGCCGACTCGGGTCCAAGGGGAGCGTGTTCCGGTAAATTGCCCATCCCCAGAGCTTCTTCATTATCGTCGAATCGGTTCGTTGGGGCAACAAATCGAACGCTTCTTCGATGCCGTGCCAGCATCCCAAAGAATCGTCTTTCGGTTCGATCAACTAGTCAAAGAGCCGCGGGTAGTCTGGCGGAAACTGCTCGATTTCCTGGACTTGGAAGACGATGGGCGAATTGAATTCCCCGTCGTAAATCAGGCAAAGAGCCATCGTTTTCGCATGATTTCGACGATGATCATGTCACCGCCGGCTCTGCTACAGCCACTAGCAGGTCGGCTTAGAACCTGGAGCAGGACGAATGACAATGCAGTTCTGAGACTCGCCAAAACCGCTCTAAAACGTCAGGCAGCACGACATCCTCTCCGGCCTGAATTTCGCCAACTACTGACGGAAGACTTCAGGAAAGATACCGAACTGCTGGCTAAGTTATTGCAATGCGATCTGAAGGAGTGGACGAGTGCCTAG
- a CDS encoding glycosyltransferase, translating into MRILQIVADGSPGGGTTHVLQVLEHHSDLGDMILLTDAGSYLAKKSKSLGLNVIEERLMGSRLSRAPVQAIRQACRKVAPDIVHCHGGRACFHSSRSAHGLAQVYTVHGFHFAKKNTLPRLVGRLVERYCIGRSKFVIYVCHYDRQIAATDRLMSTHHPHRVIHNGIPVGDRAHQLNYTDSNIIGFVGRLVPQKNPLKFVEVMEHLPAFNGIVVGDGELRSSIEAAIDARELQGRVQLVGALDQSDVLKILPKFACLLMTSEWEGLPILPLEAMKLGIPVVASAVGGLPEIFDTQSTGILFKSELRPIDIAKIIIDLLHDPLKCQQTATLAHARLLEHFSEDAMIEDLRQVYDQLCGERNR; encoded by the coding sequence TTGCGCATTTTACAGATTGTAGCTGATGGCAGCCCCGGTGGCGGCACAACCCATGTACTGCAGGTTTTGGAGCATCATTCGGATCTTGGCGATATGATTCTTCTTACTGATGCGGGCAGTTATTTAGCGAAAAAGTCGAAATCACTTGGCCTCAACGTGATTGAGGAAAGATTGATGGGATCTCGCCTCTCTAGGGCACCAGTTCAAGCAATTCGACAAGCCTGCCGGAAGGTAGCGCCAGACATCGTTCACTGCCATGGCGGTCGCGCCTGTTTTCATTCTAGCCGTTCCGCCCACGGATTGGCTCAAGTTTACACCGTTCACGGTTTTCATTTCGCTAAGAAGAATACTTTGCCTCGGCTAGTTGGTCGACTTGTTGAGCGGTATTGCATTGGCAGGTCAAAGTTTGTCATCTATGTATGCCATTATGATCGACAGATTGCTGCAACCGATCGCTTGATGTCGACACACCATCCGCACCGTGTTATTCACAATGGAATCCCGGTGGGAGATCGAGCACATCAACTGAACTACACTGACTCAAATATCATTGGATTTGTTGGGCGACTCGTGCCTCAAAAAAACCCACTTAAATTTGTCGAGGTGATGGAGCATTTGCCTGCGTTTAATGGCATCGTTGTTGGTGATGGCGAACTTCGAAGTTCAATTGAAGCGGCAATTGATGCTCGTGAACTTCAGGGTCGAGTTCAACTTGTTGGTGCTCTAGATCAATCCGATGTCCTTAAAATTCTTCCAAAGTTTGCTTGTCTGTTAATGACGTCGGAATGGGAAGGCCTTCCGATTCTTCCGTTGGAAGCGATGAAATTAGGTATTCCCGTTGTGGCTTCGGCAGTGGGAGGGTTACCGGAGATTTTCGACACTCAAAGTACCGGGATCTTATTTAAGTCAGAACTGAGGCCCATAGACATAGCAAAGATTATTATTGATTTATTACACGATCCGTTGAAATGCCAGCAAACGGCAACTCTGGCGCATGCACGCCTCCTAGAACATTTTTCAGAAGACGCAATGATTGAAGATCTGCGACAAGTATACGATCAGCTGTGTGGAGAACGTAACCGGTGA